In Streptomyces sp. NBC_00483, a single window of DNA contains:
- the sodX gene encoding nickel-type superoxide dismutase maturation protease — protein MPEAIEEMREAKVPFQIIEVEGPSMVPTLYPGDWMLVQHGARVRAGDVIVLRHPFQQDLLVVKRIAERREGGWWVRGDNPGAGGDSTVYGVVPDELVLAKVRGRLRRRRPWVEGEGQRSVTAVLSWVFSAVRPVLADRSGRSASKRLRAR, from the coding sequence ATGCCCGAGGCGATCGAGGAGATGCGCGAGGCGAAGGTGCCGTTTCAGATCATCGAGGTGGAGGGGCCTTCCATGGTCCCGACGCTGTACCCCGGTGACTGGATGCTGGTGCAGCACGGCGCGCGGGTGCGGGCGGGCGATGTGATCGTCCTGCGCCACCCCTTCCAGCAGGATCTGCTGGTGGTGAAGCGGATCGCCGAGCGGCGCGAGGGCGGCTGGTGGGTGCGCGGCGACAATCCGGGCGCCGGTGGCGACAGCACGGTGTACGGGGTCGTGCCGGACGAGCTGGTGCTCGCGAAGGTGCGCGGCAGGCTGCGGCGCCGCAGGCCGTGGGTCGAGGGTGAGGGTCAGCGCTCGGTGACGGCGGTGCTGTCCTGGGTCTTCTCGGCGGTACGTCCCGTGCTGGCGGACCGGTCGGGGCGGTCGGCCTCCAAGCGCTTGCGGGCCCGGTAG
- a CDS encoding CGNR zinc finger domain-containing protein, with protein MELAYYSDYAVRLVNTEEPNRGKDSLTSVDAVRDLFGANKEAARRAADADLTRFRGVRGRLRAVFEAADGGDEELAVNLLNSLLLEFPVSPQISGHNHRDDDGRPLWHLHLSDHPSNATAGYAAIAAMGLAFHLTEYGVDRLGLCEATPCRNAYLDTSTNRSRRYCSDRCATRANVAAYRARKRLEADRPDRSASTGRTAEKTQDSTAVTER; from the coding sequence GTGGAACTGGCCTATTACTCGGACTACGCCGTGCGCCTCGTCAACACCGAGGAACCGAATCGCGGCAAGGACTCCCTGACGTCGGTGGACGCGGTGCGCGACCTCTTCGGCGCCAACAAGGAGGCGGCCCGCCGCGCCGCGGACGCCGACCTGACCCGCTTCAGGGGCGTACGAGGGCGGCTGCGCGCGGTGTTCGAGGCGGCCGACGGGGGCGACGAGGAACTCGCGGTGAACCTGCTGAACTCACTGCTCCTGGAGTTCCCGGTGAGCCCGCAGATCTCCGGCCACAACCATCGTGACGACGACGGCCGCCCGCTGTGGCACCTGCACCTGTCCGACCACCCGTCGAACGCGACGGCCGGCTACGCCGCCATCGCCGCGATGGGCCTCGCCTTCCACCTCACCGAGTACGGTGTCGACCGCCTCGGCCTGTGCGAGGCGACGCCCTGCCGCAACGCCTACCTGGACACGTCCACCAACCGCTCCCGGCGCTACTGCTCGGACCGCTGCGCGACCCGCGCCAACGTCGCCGCCTACCGGGCCCGCAAGCGCTTGGAGGCCGACCGCCCCGACCGGTCCGCCAGCACGGGACGTACCGCCGAGAAGACCCAGGACAGCACCGCCGTCACCGAGCGCTGA
- a CDS encoding class I SAM-dependent methyltransferase, whose translation MAETAANTRTTDWRAWQESWDRQQEWYMPDREERFRVMLDMVEAFVGSTPRVLDLACGTGSITDRLLSRFPGATSVGVDLDPALLAIARGTFEGDERVRFVTADLKDPRWTEALPYDSYDAVLTATALHWLHSEPLATLYGQVAGLVRDGGVFMNADHMIDQTTPRINAAERGLRHARMDAVKAGGAVDWAEWWGLAAADPVLAGPTAERFEIYGEHADGDMPSVSWHAEALRGGGFGEARAVWCSPSDAVVLAVR comes from the coding sequence ATGGCCGAGACCGCTGCCAACACTCGTACCACCGACTGGCGCGCCTGGCAGGAGAGCTGGGACCGGCAACAGGAGTGGTACATGCCCGATCGCGAGGAGCGGTTCCGGGTGATGCTCGACATGGTCGAGGCGTTTGTCGGGTCCACGCCCCGGGTGCTCGACCTCGCGTGCGGCACGGGGAGCATCACGGACCGGCTGCTGAGCCGGTTCCCCGGTGCCACCAGTGTGGGGGTCGACCTCGATCCGGCGCTGCTGGCCATCGCGCGGGGCACGTTCGAGGGGGACGAGCGGGTCCGGTTCGTGACCGCCGACCTCAAGGATCCGCGGTGGACCGAGGCGCTGCCGTACGACTCGTACGACGCGGTGCTCACCGCCACCGCCCTGCACTGGCTGCACTCCGAACCCCTCGCGACGCTCTACGGTCAGGTCGCCGGGCTCGTCCGCGACGGCGGCGTGTTCATGAACGCGGACCACATGATCGACCAGACGACGCCGAGGATCAATGCGGCGGAGCGGGGGTTGCGGCATGCGCGGATGGACGCCGTCAAGGCCGGTGGGGCGGTGGACTGGGCGGAGTGGTGGGGGCTTGCCGCGGCGGATCCGGTGTTGGCGGGGCCGACGGCTGAGCGGTTCGAGATCTACGGGGAGCATGCGGATGGGGACATGCCGTCGGTGTCCTGGCATGCGGAGGCGCTGCGCGGGGGTGGGTTCGGGGAGGCGCGGGCCGTGTGGTGTTCGCCGTCCGACGCGGT
- the sodN gene encoding superoxide dismutase, Ni translates to MLSRLFAPKVKASAHCDLPCGVYDPAQARIEAESVKAVQEKMAANDDAQFQTRAIGIKEQRAELAKHHVSVLWSDYFKPPHFEKYPELHQLVNDTLKALSAAKGSSDPATGQKALDYIAQIDKIFWETKKA, encoded by the coding sequence ATGCTTTCCCGCCTGTTCGCCCCCAAGGTGAAGGCCAGCGCTCACTGCGACCTCCCCTGCGGCGTGTACGACCCCGCCCAGGCCCGCATCGAGGCCGAGTCGGTCAAGGCCGTCCAGGAGAAGATGGCCGCCAACGACGACGCGCAGTTCCAGACGCGCGCCATCGGTATCAAGGAGCAGCGCGCCGAGCTCGCCAAGCACCACGTCTCGGTGCTCTGGAGCGACTACTTCAAGCCGCCGCACTTCGAGAAGTACCCGGAGCTGCACCAGCTGGTCAACGACACCCTCAAGGCCCTCTCGGCCGCCAAGGGCTCGTCGGACCCGGCCACGGGCCAGAAGGCTCTGGACTACATCGCCCAGATCGACAAGATCTTCTGGGAGACCAAGAAGGCCTGA